The Populus trichocarpa isolate Nisqually-1 chromosome 18, P.trichocarpa_v4.1, whole genome shotgun sequence genomic interval AACATCTCTAGCTATAACTTCTATGAAGagacaaatttcaaatttcatcattttcatgCCTAAAATTTCCCTAGAaatcaagggatgaaattgtcACGTGTTTCATCcttgaattttataataaataaaatatcctaCACGCGTTTATCTTTTACGACAACctttttttatacatgtattgcgatatcattaattttaattctataaCCCTTTCTGCTCATTTACATTTTATTCAAGATCTAAAGTCAATTTACGCAATATTCATGTTAACGATATCTCTGACTATGCTACAACATTTCAATCAAaaagtcaaattataatttaattcttttggaATCATTTCCCCATATAAAATACATTAGTTCACAAcaattttacttaattatatacaAATATACATTATGATCCTAAGTCCTCTTTGGCCGGCCACTTGggttttaaagtatatttttcttcatcaatttcacTAAATTTAACATCCAATACAATCTAATCTaattaagtttgattaattCATAGTCAATTTGCATTTCcgctaaaattattttataaacctTAACCTAAAATTCATTATTTCtactttaaatattatttgaattggGTGAAATTGCTAGAATAGGTTTAGAACCCCTTACCAGATGTTATTCAAGTCTTCGAAtcttaaatagtaaaaaaaatttgaatcttttttttgtttctaattgtTGTGACTGTGCAACCCCTCTCCTTGATTATTTAGAGGTGTGCGTATGTGTTTCCCTCAATTCCTCCATAAATCCCTTGAtgttctctttgtttctttaaGACTTTTGgtgagaaaattgaaaatttcctCTCTTCTCCTTTTGTTTGCAGTTGCTGGcttgaagagaagaaaatctCCCTCTTTTTATACTCTTTTCTAGGGTAATTAATTATCCTTTCGCCCCTCCTtgagtataatataaattttcccTTATATGTCTTTTCTAGTCTcacattttgatataaaattttaatttttctaaatcttaatttaacccatttgtTTTTTGGCTGGTAGTTTACATCAAATGTTGaagtctaaaattaaaataaatcaatttaaaaaaaagaaaaaaaattaacaaaagtcAACCCCTATTAACTTTTAAAACCAGTGGATCTGGCCATAAACCCGAGAATAACCCTATAGGAGGCATACCGtaacaaataacaaagaaaaactctagagaaaggataaaaaataaaaacaaaacatcagcttaaaaagaaaaataaactaagcAAACCTAGACAAACTTTCTAAACTTGGTCTAATCTCTAAATCTTGCAACCTGTGAAATAAAAGTAggaaaaaaagttcaaagaccaattcctaataaatcaaacGGGAAtgtgataactctatagaaagaaaaatgaaaagaaaaaaaaattgaagctcaTTGCctagcaaataaaattttgatggaaagatgaaaaaaaaatataattcaaaaaaaggttgaaaaatgTCAATATGTGCCTACCCAAATCAAGATGCAAATTCTCTAACCTACTCGTGATACCAGGGTAACTATGTTTGAAAACAAACTgaataaaatcataaagctCAATTATCGAACAATCCAATTTTAAaggaagaaaaccaaaaaataaatttaattaaaaaaatctatgaaaaaaaatctaagtcaacccgggttaacccgctAACTCCACAATCATAGGTATATGATCgggaattgaaagaaaaggaaaaaagacaaaaaaacaaatttcatcacaccaaatgttgaatgatgaaatttaaataaattaattttgaaaaagaacccaaaaaataaaaaatcaacccacATTAACCTTTAAAACTGGTGACTCTGGACATGAATTTGAGACTAACCTTATAGAAGAAAAACCGTTAAAATAGCaaagcaaaactaaaaaaaaaaaggatataacaataacaacaactttaaaaaataaaaaaacctaggcaaaccttctaaacctattttttatgttattatcaaTTTCAATTAGAGGAGATTTGGTAACCTAAACTaaccttatttgttttttttttgttttttatgagtagggattttgctttgttatttttttgtgtttgtcttCTACGAGTTTATTATGATCTCATGATTCAAGTCATTGATTTCGAATATTAGTTCGATTTAAGTTCGgtcattttttaggttttttttttactattttatcattttacattggggttttattttgtttttctatgaggttatcctaatctcatacCGCGAGTAGTGGGTTATTCAATTTAACTTGGGTTTAActacttgggtttttttttcttaatattgtttcttgaattattttttatcatttgacattaaattattgaccctaaagttttgtgatttttccgctttcttttctttggggTGATTCCGGGCTCAGATTAATGAAGTTAACCTTggtaaattcaattttttttttcagtgttttatatttaacctcgatctttttttttatgtctatattttatcttaatttttttaacccaatttcatttcacatgtaatgagttagtcgagttaatttggattgatttaatttttttttaaattaaaaattttatatttttttataaaattattctaattttatattttatatcacaaattaaacaaattattcgGAGTTGATTCTAATTCTTATAACTTGAGTATCAAAATCCGATGGGGAAACTATCTAGTAGTACATAAAAAAGATAACAGTTTCAgagttcaaatatatattacagTTTCCTCTCTCAACTGAAGAGAACAAGACAATAGATGGAAGCTTGACATGCGTATGAACTTATAGTACATAAAACGAgatcttaattaaaaactatatattactGAAAAAGAGTTGTGttcctttgtatttttcagGCCTCTGTGAGGATGGTAGAAAAGGGACCAAAACGTTATGCATCGATCATGAGGATGGAGAATTCCAGAGCTCAGCATTTTTTACCCTTGAGACACTCTCCAGCACTTCAAAGGGAATTATGTCTCCAATAACGACTACCATCTTGCTTTCCAGGTCTACTTTGTATGAGCTCACTCCTGTACAACAAGAGAGAGGCAATGAAATAAACTCAAGATTTACTCCAGTTCTGCTGTGTCTGTCATGGCATAGGGAAAATTCAACTCACCTGTTGCATTTAAGGGTTCTGGTATAGGTATTTTTCGAGTTCCCAcacatattatttaatttgttataaaataatttttgagcaATTAAAATAGGGATCATGAAGACAATCCAAAAAGAAATAACGAAGCAGAAAATATGGAAAAAATTTAATGGTGTGAGTATATCTTATTAAACCAACTTTTGTGTATTAAAAGACTATCTAAACCCCAATCTTGACTGGATCTTACTTTCAAGCAGGTCATTCAAGTTGctattaatgtatttataagaaattaattgttattttttaggatttgagTCATTCTTGTTGTTAGACAGCTTAATCTGCAACTCGGTGATTAGAAATCATATCCTTGCAGAAGAGCTGGTcctgaaataattatttgacgTACCTTCCATCTTTGAAACATGTTTCTTAACTTTCCTTGCACAGCCATTGCAGTGCATGGACACCCTTAGCACTACCATCTGCATCATCCATGGGACAAAGCTAGTTAACATGTCACCAAGCTATATATCTACTGTTCTTGAAGCCAGtgtgaagttttttttccttcttttgatGTATAAAAAAGGAAACGTGAACACAGTAGAGATCAACGAGATAGGAACTTAGTTAATTACCTTGGGCTTCAGTTGAAAGGCCAATGTTTGGTTATCAGCAACAACATCTTTCAACCTCACCAACCTGCCCTTGTCACTAGGTATCAACGGTTTTTTCTCAAAGTCATCGTCTTGACTATCCAATGAATTGATGCAGAAACAAGAGCAACTTGAGCCTGGAGTAGTAAAACAAAGGCAGTCCAACACCTTGCCAAGACTGAGCTTGCCCATGTCTGCCAAAGCTTCTCctctacaaaaaataaaagtacgTAATCTGACCCACCCTATTCACGTAGTCCACGGCATACCCACATGACCATCCACTGAGACCGTGAAAGCCAATCTGTGGCAAACTAGCTAGCTAATGTGCACttgacattaaaataaaaagataaagaaaagaaaaaaatggaaataaagAGAGGAGGAGATAGAGGTAAGTTTTTGTTGGAGAGGCCAAAAGCTGAATATAAAAGTGTTGAAGATGACAAGAACCTATTTTTCGTAGAGATCAATGGTAAGCAAAGCAAAATCCAGGAATGGATTCAATATATAATCCAAGAAAGGCACTCTCGTAGTTATAATTACTCAGCCAGCTAGATTTTACGATCATGTGATGCACCATAAGACAGGACAACCCTAGATTCTAAAAGGGGTTTGAGAGGAGCGAATTTCATGTGAGATTAGCGAAGGAGCACAAGAGAGTAGATAGGTCTTTTGCACAGTTCcagagaagaaagaaacccAACATACAAAAAGGAAGTGAAGAGGCCTCGTTCATATGACCAAAAGATGTAGAAAGTAGGAAACAATGGCCACAGGCACCAAGACTGGAAGTAGATATGTATATCAACATCAAACTTTCTTTGTCATGCATGGTCATAAGTTAAATACacattattttaaagataaaataaacaagagatcAAGACTCGAGAGTTTAATTAGAAACCCAACAATACATGTACCACTCGAATTTTCATGAATAACTCTGATTGCATGAATTACGCGATTAGACTTTATATACTATGAGTAATTGTGCATTTATTTTGGTCAATGTTCCCAAAcacttattataaataatttatattgagaTTGATGAAGAAAATCCCTACATGCTTAATGTTTGACCATATAGCTCTTTAATTCGGCCGATAGGCTTTAGCTCGAGGGGCCGAGCAGTCAATATTTCTCTTCCTAATGGTGCGAATAGAGTATTATTTCCAAGACACGAATAAGGGTCGAAGCTGTTGACACCTTGTCATGGCCTCCCGACAGTCGGCTGTGAATTATTGGTGCCCATGAGCTCAGAATGGTGTGGAATTATTGGACGATTGAAAATTTTTTCTGCTGGCTAGATCATTGGGATACGCTCTACAGGTTCGTCCATGtgatattgttggctgattTTAATAAAGGAGGCTAATTTTGAAAGAGATTCGACTGAATTCATGCTGGGCACGTGTTGATCACATGACCTTTGCAATCAAGGAAAAGGATGGCTTAACCAAGAGTTTCATGTGGGAGCTTTCGAGAAAAGCATGAAAATCCCAGCGAAAATTGAGAAGGCGTGTCCCTAGTGTGGCTGGATCAGGGCCCCTCAATGTTGTCCTTGGCGTCTAACTGTAGTGGCCACATCACAGTGTAGTAGTGCAGATAGCATTAGATTCCCTCTTTCTGTATATTTTAGCATGATGATGAGCACTATCGTCTTTAGTCATCTTGTCTTGACAGGGGAACTCACTTAGTTGTTATTCTAGAAGATAAAGACAACAGCCTCTACTTTCAGTCACAATTATCTAATGAATTTATCTCTATGAGCTATGCTATCTAATGCAAAAGGTCATTCACTAAAGAAGACTCCTAAAAATGAAACTATACTAATTATAAAGGCTAATACTCAACATTCAATTGTTGATATTTCTAAATCATTATAATGGGATCAAGTACCTCATTAGAATTCATTAATGCAttttgtcatcaatattctatatatgttTGACATAAGTAATGAATGATCGTTCATTGATattgtatcgagattcacccgaAAGGTTGCGAGAGATAgattattgtaatgaggttcaagattttattaattacgcactatctaattcaagaaatattagtggaggcaaTATTAGATATCCATGTATgaggtgtaagaataaaaatttttctcaatccagatgttgtaacagTGCATCTTTTACAAAAATGGTTCATGGAAAGATACATGTGTTAGTTTGCACACGAAGAACAATATGTTTCTCACGAGATCATGATAGAAAGGAatatggttgggtcaacttctaattctagcaacgtgcatgaagttgtagaAGAGATTTTTATTACTATTCTTTATAGACGGAGTCACCAATGGACAGAAAAATATTTGGTGATAGTTGGCGGGTTCttgaaaattttagattaaattgaaaatttcaattagacTTGATAGACAGAAACACTgatgaaaaagttaaaatattaatttttaatttatcatcagTAATGACATCGGTGATGCTTGGtgggtttctaaaaaaaattagattaaattgaaaatttaaaatagcaTTGACAGACAAAAATGCCAACAGACCAATTAAAATATTCTGACTGGTAAAGACGTTGGTACTACTTGGcatgtttctgaaaaaaataatcaaataaaaatttttaagaCTTTGCAAATAGAAACAtcgatgaaaaaaattaaaaatatcaatatatttaattgaatgtcGATTAAACCGTCAGtaaaaaaactccaaattaaAAGACTAGAATccctaaaatcaaaacagacAAGCAcatcttttctctcttcctctgcACCTTCTTCTCTCCTCCCCTCCCCTcaaatcttcatctttctttctcttctccttctctcctcaacccattatcttatcttctcttctcctccatgcgtAGATATGTCTTCTCCtcccatcttcttctcctcttatctatttatttaatgtttggatttttttctcttctcaagcTCGAGAAAACTCAACATTCAGGTAAGattattctttttccttctattcttttatgttttcttttttgcattttttttaatatttttaatattttttatactaataattgtataaatgttaatggaagtttttttattttttatgctataaataattgcataaattttaatggaaattttttatttttttcttttatatataattgtataaatattgatgtcaatcttttaatttttatgttataaataattgCATAAATGTTgatggaatttgttttttgtttttctatttgttaaTGATTGTATATAGATTGTATATAGATTGTCggaattgttttaatttgttttttaattttttgttatttaatgatAGTATATAgattgatggatttttttctttaacttttcattaaatttaatgattatataaatgttgttggatttttaaattgtttttaaatttttatgttttttaatgattgtatatagattgttgggatttttttaattttttgttgttaatttggtTAGCTAATTGATTTTTTGGTGTTAACAAACGATTtctaatttcatgaaaaataaaaattatttaaaaataataaaaaataagcataatgtgtttatatttgaaaaaataaaaaataaaaaatagctaaGATAATAGTTAGGATAAATGAatagttttaatttgaaatattgaTACTATAGTTCCtttaatgtgtttatattaaCCTCCTATGATCATTTCGCAAATGGCCGTAGCAAAGTTAAAtgaaaatctaattaaattaacatgattGAAATTATTCGATTTACatagattgaaataaaatcaattgatttgttACAGTTCAATTTAAATTGTTGTGTATTTgtaggttttaaaattttaggtatCTCCCGTATAGGAAGGTGTTGCCCAATTGCTTTTAAAAAGGAATGATTTACGACAccttaatcctttaatttgtttaGATTCCTAGGAAAAAGTCAATAGCACATCGTACAGACAAGATCACTGCTAGTTCTTCTAACAACACTTCTGAAGACCATGAGTCATTAGGTGTCAACCAAGAACAAACACCTAAGATATTGACAGCCACGCTCGATGCAGGCTTGTTGAGTGCGATGCCGCTGCATCAAGAGGGAGTCCCTTCACAAAAAGATCTATTTACTTGGAAGTACCAGGCTTAGTGGAAGAACAACCTTTccatgtaagtttgttttccctTCACATcgacatgttaataatttttgaaaaactaatttaaagcaACATCGtcaatttcaggtttacaaatatTGAGGCTGCTAAAATTTTAACATCGGCGATGAAATCGTCGatagaaattttattatttcaattaagtTAGGTTTCCAAACATATTGTATGAAAACCTATGATTGATGCATGATTTGGAAGATTTaaggttaatattaatttaaatatattttttaattatgttaatccgattagtttattaatattaatgaaaattttcatgTAAAGATTTTAACTGTAAggaaaaatttgaatgggatAGATTATCAATGATTTTGCAAGGAGATTTTGAGAGAATCATGCTTCATCCAGGTaagattaaaattaagataaaaatatttaattttttttttcaattttatcattcatttactaacagataattcatttgtaccctataggttgcgtgatttttagTATGATGCACAAAAGAAAGCCAAACaatatttgaaagaaagatAACTTACAGGCTAGAAGGAGGTGGTGGTTTGAaagtgatgcgaacctcttgaACACGCGGTCAAGCAACCCACACGTAAAGATATAAATTCTtggaaaagccaagtaaattagGTTTAATAGGAGTATGACACAAATATAACTTGTatctaggcaccaacactattggaaatgaaaaacctccacccaacgaatattcaTTCGTTAataagaagtataaggatgatgtcacgaagtcagttgttcttcaataagtcattttcagttctttagagaaccaagaaaggAATAATATCTCACTAACTCACACAATAAGATGTAGCAacgaagttttattaatctgaattgcgTGCCTTACACGTTTAATTATGGCTTTATTTATACCgactgtaaaataaaaaaaaaagaaggagaaaaataataaataaaagtaataattaataaatttaataagaaactATGAGGGACATAAGGAATATGACTCAATTtgttaagaaaatgaaagattaGGGGCCAATGTATAATTAGGAAGAATGGGGGCTATAAATACTCCATTCATTCCTCTTTCATAGCTGACTAGAGGCTTGaagaaaagggggggggggagagtgcagattttcttcttcaaaagagagggaaaaacaccaaaacaccTAGAACTATACAAACCTAGGACCTCTAAGTAAAGAGGACAACCAATAACAAGGGTTCTAATAAGGGAAAAAAGtgcagaaattgaagaaaaagagtGAGAAGGGTCGGCTGCAAGCTTGAGAGGAGGGGCTAAAAACTTCAACT includes:
- the LOC7476261 gene encoding protein SODIUM POTASSIUM ROOT DEFECTIVE 2; the protein is MGKLSLGKVLDCLCFTTPGSSCSCFCINSLDSQDDDFEKKPLIPSDKGRLVRLKDVVADNQTLAFQLKPKMVVLRVSMHCNGCARKVKKHVSKMEGVSSYKVDLESKMVVVIGDIIPFEVLESVSRVKNAELWNSPSS